From the genome of Fusarium fujikuroi IMI 58289 draft genome, chromosome FFUJ_chr06:
TACACCCACTTCGGCATCAAGCAATCATATCCCACACATCTTCTGATATCTAGCTTGAACCTGGCATCCCCTTGATACCGTCTTGTTTTTATTCCTTGGGTTCATTCTCTACCGTCTGAAACCGAGCAGAGCCATGGACCCTCTCGTGGCCGCAGAACTGGAAAACTTCGACGATAGTGTGGCATTTCGTGCCCGGCCACAACACGTCCACTACACCTGGGCGCGCACATTTTCGTCCCTCCCAGAGCTTTTTATCCAACCCGAGTCTCTGCCTGAAGTTGAAAAAGTTGTGAACCTGGCACGAAGATGCCGTCGGCGTCTAGTGACGACTGGCTGTGGCCATTCACCATCCAATATCACTTGTACTTCCAGCTGGCTCGTCAACCTGGACAACTTCAACAAGGTCCTTTCAGTGAACAAAGATACAGGTGTTGTTACCATGGAGGGTGGAATCAGGCTTTACGCCCTCTGcgaagagctcgagaagcaTGGACTCACGATGCCAAATCTTGGAAGCATCAATGAGCAGTCTATCAGTGGCGCTATCTCAACAGGTACCCACGGAAGCAGTCTACGCCATGGACTGATGTCCGAAGACATCCTTTCCCTGAAGGTGACAATGGCAGATGGAACCACAGTGTACTGCTCCAAAGACATCAAGACGGACCTTTTCAGAGCTGCCATTCTTTCTCTCGGTGCTATTGGTATCATTACTGAAGTTTCCTTCCAGGCAGTTCCAGCCTTTACTTTGAAGTGGGAACAGAGCATTGACACAGACTACAAGATGTTTGAGTCTTGGAATCGAAACCTATGGACACAGAGTGAATTTGTCAGGGTCTGGTGGTTCCCATATACAAGACGTGCAGTGGTGTGGCAGGCAGAGCAAACTGACGAGGAATACCGTGACCCCCCTCAGAGTGGATATGATGGCTCAATCGGCTACTATGTCTACCACAATCTTCTCTATCTTGCCCAACACGTTCCGCGAATCCTGCCATGGGTTGAGTGGTTTGTCTTCGGTATGCAGTATGGCTTTCGGAATGGAACCACTTCTTCAGCTGTTCAACCAAGCCGCAAAGCACTGCTCATGAACTGCCTATATTCCCAGTTTGTTAATGAGTGGGCTATCCCTCTTCATAAGGGCCCCGAGGCCCTCCGGAGACTGAGCTCTTGGCTCAACCACTTGACTCCTGCTGACCCTGATTACGTTCCTCACAACATCCCCTTCTCTGCTGACGGTCTTTACGTCCACGCACCCGTCGAGGTGCGCGTGAGCGACACCACTCTGACCTCGAACGTACGGCCATACCTTGATATTACTGTTGAAAACGGACCTACGCTGTACCTCAATGCGACACTATACCGCCCCTACCTAATGGATCCTCCTTGCCACGAACGATACTACGAGGCTTTTGAGTGGCTGATGAAAGACCTTGGAGGTCGTCCGCACTGGGCAAAGAATTTTAGAACCACCCGGCCCGAGATTGAAGCGTTCTATGGCAAGCAACTTGAATCGTTCCGGTCCATACGCAATGATGCCGACCCTCAGGGCATGTTTGTCGGGCCATGGCATCGAGAAACAATCATGGAGAATGGCGAAGGTCTTGAGttggaagaggttgagatccGAAGAGAGAAGAACCGCACAGGAGGTGTCACAACGTTTGGAATCATTTGATAGCGTAACCCGTCATGACAAAAGTCATGGGAATTAGATCTATCGCTTGCCACATGGCCCATCAAAAACGACTTCAATATCGGGAACTGTGACGTGATCTGGACGGCCTAGGCAGCATGCCGCACCCAGCCACTTGATGATCGAGAACGGgaataaagtattaatattaaaaccaCTCGCTTGAAGTTGTCACATATCCGTctgaaagaggaagaaaaaaaagggaTGCCAGTGTAGTGACTTCTAGAATGAGCGGCCCAGCCCACCGATCACAGGTAACATTGTAAAGTGTTCTGCACTAAATTTGTCGGTAGCCGGCCTTCTCATCGATATGTCGGTACCGTTCGCGCTCTTTGCGATCCTTGAGCAGACATGCGATGCATAGGATAAAGATAGCATCGATACCTATATATGGGAAATTAGCCACTTGCGATATCTTGGCGCACAATTGGGCAAGAAATGGAGGTTTAAACTCACCAACGATTCCAAACAGAACAGTAAAAATGCTGTCGATATGTAGGTTTGCAAAACTTGAGATTGATGTCGCACAGCCACGTAGCAGCGCTGCACTTGCAGGGCTGCTGCAAGTCGAATCCATCACAAAAGCCGGAGTTGTACTGTTGAAATAACCACAACACTGAAACTGCAAGGAAGCAAGTTAATACGGCTCATGGTGTCAGATTTCAGTGAAACGTACCGAGTCCTGGATCAAGCTCTGTACGTCTGGTTCTTGATCGATGTAGATATTGAAAAACTGCTCACTCATCCTCAACGTCATGACCCAGAGGAACACAGCCACGCACATAGTGAATATCGCGCACACTGTCACCATATATCCCGAAACCTTGAGAAAGCTTCGAGCGGGCATGACGAGTCCGGGCAGTGTGACCGCAAATGTGACGAGAATGAAAATGGCATTGACGATACCCGCGGTCAGGGGAAATCTTTGGTACAGCAAGTTCCTTGTAACATCCTCGCCATCAGTAGGCGCgtccttcatcttgctctGCACGACCAGCGAAAAAACCAACTCCATGACACCCGAACTCAGGAAGAGAGCGTCGGCGACGACCGTCGAGAGAAAGATCTTGTCGAccatgttggtgatgctgcAGACGATACGTAGTAAGGAACCGGCAAggagactttataatttgTTTAATTCGAGGTTTGATCTCTATATCGGTTATTTTTCGAGTAGATTCGCTAGGAGATATGGTTGGTAAGACGTCCAGCGCCTGGTATATTGAGCCTCGTCGAGAGGTTGAAATGAATGGAGAGAGCGTTCTCAAGAGATCAACCCTCGAGAACTGCAAGTATAttcaaaagaaagagagaaagaattaataaaacATCAGGCGCCGAAGCGAGCACGGAAGTTccgttgaagagaatgtgTAGTgtagtattaaagagaggtGAAAGACTACAATGACTCCCTGAGCCCACGAGAAGAACACGACAACGGACCGGCCCATGAACAACGAGTCACGGAAAAACCAAACGAGACCGAGACCAACAATGAAACGAGACTTCTATTCAAACGTCTCGGAAAACACCTGATTAATGACGAGTTCCGCTGCCAATGCTGTTTCAGGAGATGGGTTTTTGCCGCAGAATTGTCAACGGACCCCCTTGATGGTGGTACCATGAAGACACGGTGGCCAATCACAGGCCCCAAAAATGTGGTTGAATACCCCCTTTGGGACAATGGTCTCTGAAGCCAAGAAACTTGAGACTCGGTAAAGGCCTAGAGGCCAACGACAGTGGCTTAGGATGATCGTAAAACCACAAAAGGGGAGTCGAAATGCCTGGAAGCTTGTTCAAACTTGTAGCAGGAGCCGCCAAGTTATCATTCTGATCTGATTTCTGGCGtgatcttgtttcttttactCGCAGGATCTACGTTCTGACGCACAACCGCTTGTCAATAGGTTTCCAGAACATCAATCCCTCCGGTAGTTGGGAGATGCGATTGCCTGAAGCTAGGGGATATGAGGAAAGGTCCATCAAGGGTTGCCTTGACTGCTGCAACGTCTGCGGGTGCAAACCCCAGCCTGCCGGTAGCTCTTATGAGCTTAATCGTCCAGAGATGTCGATGAATACCTCTTGAGGGATGGTGTTGTGTTAGCCGAACAACCACATGCCAGCAGTTGGTATCCTGACAGAGAATTTcatatattaaaaaactaataaaTACCATCGCCATCTCGCACTTGACACGGCCTTTTTGACGTAACGATCCTTTCTATCTCAGTCCTCATCCTTAGTGATGTCGTGGCATTACGTTCTCAATTAATCTGATCGCTATTTTGCTGTCGCCCTTCTGTGCGACCACGAGAGTATTTCTGcaagatatagctactacTTAGTGGACTTAGTAAGGCAGGGAGGTTCAGACGAACCGAACTTCACATCTGGGTTCATGTTCGCAAATTTAACGCTGAGCAATGGAGTATAAAGGATACCCTATCACTGATCTGTGCGTATTAATAGTGATATGCTTGCAGAGGAAGACGCGATGAAGTTTCTCGTGAGGATCTAGTTGGCAGATATCCGTATGCAATATGAGCCGCATAAAACCTTGCTGCCATTAAGCTGCACGTGAGAATGAAAGTGATCAAGTCTCGACGAATCCCTGAGATCAAAGAGGGCCTTCTGAAGCTTTTGCCTAATAGGCCTAGGTATTGGCAAACCAGTACCGCCAACAGTCCAAGCGCCAACCCCACATCGGCGAGCTCTTGTTTTTTTCTTAGGcaactacctaggtaggtatcagAGGAACTTTCGTGGCCCGTAGAACGATATGCTTTTGATCGTGctcgagatcatcgtcgGGCCTATCTCTGAAAAGCACGAACATTTGCCTATTTCTGTGGATATTTGTAAAGAGCAATCTGGATTTGGTATTCAGCCAACTTTGTTACTGACGCCACGCAATGCTACGATACCACTCTCACTGGCGTATCGAAAGATGATCTGGCTGACCACGTTCATAGCAAACATGGTTTGCATCACCAAGTGCCACGCTGACACTGTGCCATTCTTGGGGAGCTTCCTGTTCCAGCTAAGCTTGGTTTATGGAGGTGGAGGGGCCGTTCAGAACCTTAGTACATATGTATgtaactacctaggtagcctGAGCTTTGGCCTGATAGGATCCAATGGCTACCGCTCGCCGTTGCGTTGCTTGTCATTGGCAAGGTTAGCTCCGAGCACCTTGAAcataaggtaaggtagtttTCCCCGCTCGATGTACTCATGGACCGTGCGCTAAGTTGCGAGTTGTGAGAACGGCAGCCTCTCTGACTGTcccatcttggccatctggTTGATGGTCATTCGCGAATTGCTTTGCGGCACCTTTCCTCCTGTGGGATCAATCCATTCTTGTTCCGTCTGTGCCTCCAGCCTTAAATGCAAGATTGAACTCTTACATGTGAGATCGAAGGATCAGTCAGTCTCAGGTATCAAGAATCCTATCCAACTCTGGGTACTATTGTCAATATTCATTCCTCACTGATACGGGCTCCCAACCACCTAGACTAAGTTTCAGTCGCGCCCAAACTTGACGAGACTTGGTGCAAGTGACTTTACggcatctcatcatgtcaaTAGGACTTTGTTCCGCACTTAAATCGCCCCTTATCGCGGAACAAACAGACATGAAGCCGTTCCCCGCCACCCTACCACGGAGCCGAGGTTTTGTCCACCAATCCTTGGGATCGCGCTGTACCCCTACTCCGTAGGGAGTAAGAAAACCTCTGATGCTAAGCTAAGGCGCCAAAAATATCTAATCTAAGGCCAACCAAATCATACCGAATTTACTCAAGTCTTTGTGTCATCTAAAGTAGAGGCCCTTAAGCTTTCTTGCATCCCCGTGTACTTTGTTGTGTTCCCCCCGCTTCACGTACCTAGTGGTGATGATCAGTGAACGAGCTATCAATTTGGTTGACACAAACGCTCCACAAGATCTTATGCTGTTCGAGACAACGAGACGACAGGGACGGTGTTTGTTCTCGAGCCCGTCAGTCTGTGCGATACCATTACTGCCTGAACAACATTACCTGTATATCAGATCCAAAGTGGACGTTCATACTTGTGAGTTTGTCTTTCTGTTGGAAATCGATGAAGCACAAGCTTGAGCGAGCTCCCTCCAATCATGTCTATACACCGTTGCGGCATATTTGCAGGCTAGCAGGATGGTCTAGATCAGTTTGAACATCCATCCCTGGTAGTCAGGGGAGCCAGAGCCGAGGACTTAGGCCCGCCTATCCTGCGATTTCCATCTGTGTAAATTAATCAGCGACTACTCTGTACGGATAAGTCGATATAAAACTATTTTCATTTATACATTGAATTGCAAAGTAACTTCCAGCGAGAGATGTCAAACGAACGTATTGTTTTTGGTGGAGACTTGGAGAGCGATACGGAGAAGATTAACATGTGTTTGATGACATTGTCGACACTCCTCAATTCCCTAGACTTCTGCCTGTAGTAATCTGAATACCCAATAACAAAGAACACTTTCTTCGTTCTCACTCATCGATTCATCACTGACCAAGCACCAGTTGGCCCCACTTGGTAAAGTGGATGATGCGACAGGTCGAGGCCCAGATAAAGATGCACGCGCGACAGGGGAGTAGCACGATGTGTCCATCGAAGACCGACAATTTGAGCCTTTCGTGTTCAGTTTGATCCccaggatgttgagatggagaCACTGTGCGACAGATCTGCGCTAGTCGAGATTTGATTGTAAAAGGGAGGCTGGAGCTCGGGTAAGCAATCAGACTTTGCCCTGGTTGTttgctctttttcttttctttttctttttcacGTGGCTACTAGAACCTAGAGGGGTATATTGATCAAAACCTTTGTGTAAAAACTTGGGTTCGATCAAACATACTGCACTGACCTTGATACTGAGTActgatgttggagatgtgAAAGGCCTTCTGTAGTCGCAGCCACGCTATGGTTCGTCACGCGGCGGCATGCGTGCGGCGCAGAGAGGC
Proteins encoded in this window:
- a CDS encoding probable Pls1 tetraspanin; translated protein: MVDKIFLSTVVADALFLSSGVMELVFSLVVQSKMKDAPTDGEDVTRNLLYQRFPLTAGIVNAIFILVTFAVTLPGLVMPARSFLKVSGYMVTVCAIFTMCVAVFLWVMTLRMSEQFFNIYIDQEPDVQSLIQDSFQCCGYFNSTTPAFVMDSTCSSPASAALLRGCATSISSFANLHIDSIFTVLFGIVGIDAIFILCIACLLKDRKERERYRHIDEKAGYRQI
- a CDS encoding related to D-arabinono-1,4-lactone oxidase — translated: MDPLVAAELENFDDSVAFRARPQHVHYTWARTFSSLPELFIQPESLPEVEKVVNLARRCRRRLVTTGCGHSPSNITCTSSWLVNLDNFNKVLSVNKDTGVVTMEGGIRLYALCEELEKHGLTMPNLGSINEQSISGAISTGTHGSSLRHGLMSEDILSLKVTMADGTTVYCSKDIKTDLFRAAILSLGAIGIITEVSFQAVPAFTLKWEQSIDTDYKMFESWNRNLWTQSEFVRVWWFPYTRRAVVWQAEQTDEEYRDPPQSGYDGSIGYYVYHNLLYLAQHVPRILPWVEWFVFGMQYGFRNGTTSSAVQPSRKALLMNCLYSQFVNEWAIPLHKGPEALRRLSSWLNHLTPADPDYVPHNIPFSADGLYVHAPVEVRVSDTTLTSNVRPYLDITVENGPTLYLNATLYRPYLMDPPCHERYYEAFEWLMKDLGGRPHWAKNFRTTRPEIEAFYGKQLESFRSIRNDADPQGMFVGPWHRETIMENGEGLELEEVEIRREKNRTGGVTTFGII